One window from the genome of Paenibacillus azoreducens encodes:
- a CDS encoding RNA polymerase sigma factor, whose protein sequence is MLNRKTEKLLTRCITEHKENVYRLAYSYVKNKEDALDIVQDSIYKAMTNIEMLKNPEAVKSWFYRIVVNTALDFLRRNKKVQSMDHETIEIYAPGAEDVYTDIDLKRTLDDLPVKYRSVIILRYFEDMKIDEVAAVLGENVNTIKTRLYQGLQMLRVKMVDESLKESK, encoded by the coding sequence ATGCTGAATAGGAAAACAGAGAAATTGCTAACACGCTGTATTACGGAACATAAAGAGAATGTTTACCGGCTTGCATACAGCTACGTGAAAAATAAAGAAGATGCGCTTGATATCGTACAAGATTCCATTTATAAGGCTATGACCAATATTGAAATGTTAAAAAATCCGGAAGCCGTCAAAAGCTGGTTCTACCGGATCGTCGTAAACACCGCATTGGATTTTCTGCGCAGGAATAAAAAGGTTCAGTCTATGGACCATGAAACGATCGAGATCTATGCGCCTGGCGCAGAGGATGTATATACAGACATTGATTTGAAAAGAACGCTTGATGATTTGCCGGTGAAATACCGAAGTGTCATTATACTCAGATATTTTGAAGACATGAAAATAGATGAAGTGGCGGCAGTGCTCGGTGAGAATGTCAATACTATCAAAACAAGGCTCTATCAAGGACTGCAGATGCTGCGGGTGAAGATGGTAGACGAATCCTTAAAGGAGAGTAAGTAA
- a CDS encoding SPFH domain-containing protein, which produces MGLFDFIKGQFIEVIEWTDNTNEIVHQFPVYDKAIKMGAQLTVRESQAAIFLNEGQIADVFGPGRYILSTENMPVLTALKSWKYAFNSPFKADVYFVNTRNFTDQKWGTTNPIIMRDPEFGAVRLRGFGSYAFRVQDPALFLKEIFGTQSSFTADQIGGYLKSLIVSGLSDLIGEARIPIMDLALHYDELSSSAQAKLEPVFNGMGLSLSGFFIENISLPEEVEKMIDRKSSMNIAGNLDQYMKFQAAEALRDAANNPDGGAAGTGAGLGAGMAMGQIFGQAMNQAAANPAPTPAAPAAPAPAAAESTQPCSSCGHGLKPNEKFCPECGTPRPEKKFCSECGGTLEPGMKFCPSCGNKA; this is translated from the coding sequence ATGGGATTGTTTGATTTTATTAAAGGCCAATTTATTGAAGTTATTGAATGGACCGACAATACCAATGAAATTGTTCATCAGTTTCCGGTATATGACAAAGCGATCAAAATGGGCGCGCAGCTGACCGTACGCGAGTCCCAAGCCGCTATTTTTCTGAATGAAGGACAAATTGCCGATGTTTTCGGGCCTGGCAGATACATATTAAGCACCGAAAATATGCCGGTTCTGACAGCACTGAAATCATGGAAATACGCGTTTAATTCACCGTTTAAAGCGGATGTGTATTTTGTGAACACCCGTAATTTCACTGATCAGAAATGGGGTACCACCAACCCGATTATCATGCGCGATCCTGAATTTGGCGCCGTCCGTTTGCGGGGGTTCGGCAGCTATGCATTCCGGGTGCAGGATCCGGCGCTTTTCTTGAAGGAAATCTTCGGAACCCAGTCTTCGTTTACTGCCGATCAGATCGGCGGATACCTGAAATCCCTTATTGTCTCCGGACTAAGCGATCTGATTGGCGAAGCGCGGATTCCAATCATGGACCTTGCGCTACATTATGATGAGCTTAGCTCCTCAGCTCAAGCCAAGCTTGAGCCTGTATTTAATGGTATGGGCTTATCTTTATCAGGATTTTTCATCGAAAATATTTCGCTGCCTGAAGAGGTCGAAAAGATGATCGACCGCAAATCGTCGATGAATATCGCCGGGAATCTGGATCAATACATGAAATTTCAGGCAGCCGAAGCTCTGCGTGATGCCGCAAACAATCCTGATGGCGGGGCAGCCGGAACCGGAGCCGGACTGGGGGCGGGAATGGCCATGGGCCAAATCTTTGGGCAAGCGATGAACCAGGCTGCAGCAAATCCAGCCCCGACACCGGCAGCTCCTGCAGCGCCAGCTCCGGCGGCCGCCGAATCGACGCAACCCTGCAGCTCCTGCGGACATGGGCTTAAGCCTAATGAGAAATTTTGCCCGGAATGCGGTACGCCAAGACCCGAAAAGAAATTCTGCTCCGAATGCGGCGGTACGCTTGAGCCCGGCATGAAATTCTGTCCGAGCTGCGGCAACAAGGCGTAA
- a CDS encoding DUF896 domain-containing protein has product MIPILGRINELAKKEREVGLTNSERVEQQVLREDYLREIRGQVLKSFQGLTIVDPEGNDVTPEKVRTHQINEARKRLH; this is encoded by the coding sequence ATGATTCCGATTTTGGGACGTATTAATGAACTTGCCAAAAAAGAGCGTGAAGTAGGATTAACCAATTCCGAGCGGGTGGAACAGCAGGTTTTGCGTGAAGATTATTTGCGCGAAATCCGCGGGCAGGTGCTGAAGTCCTTTCAGGGATTAACGATCGTAGACCCGGAAGGAAACGACGTGACCCCCGAAAAGGTCCGGACGCATCAAATCAACGAAGCACGCAAACGTCTTCACTAA
- a CDS encoding LLM class flavin-dependent oxidoreductase, which translates to MDTTKRLNQITYSVLDLAPITAGSTPSDAFQNTLSLAQHAEKWGYHRYWLAEHHNMPGIGSSATSVVIGYVAGGTSRIRVGAGGIMLPNHSPLVIAEQFGTLEAMYPGRIDLGLGRAPGSDQLTAMALRRDVRANGEEFPEQLEQLRAYFHPDSKYNRVRAFPGEGQDIPIWLLGSSGFSSALAARLGLPFSFASHFSPEYTIPALDQYRSSFKPSDVLDKPHTMVGVNVFAADTTEEAEYLATSHQQQFLSLIRNKPGQLPPPVKSMEGLWTQQEKLIIMKQLATSIIGNPEEVKRKLQAFLNETRADEMIIHSSIFDHKARLRSYEIVAEVAGINQ; encoded by the coding sequence ATGGACACAACAAAAAGATTGAATCAGATCACTTACTCCGTTTTGGATCTTGCCCCGATAACGGCGGGAAGCACCCCATCGGATGCTTTCCAAAACACGCTCAGCCTTGCGCAGCATGCGGAAAAATGGGGTTATCACCGTTATTGGCTGGCTGAACATCACAATATGCCGGGCATCGGCAGCTCGGCCACCTCAGTCGTGATCGGATATGTGGCCGGAGGAACAAGCAGGATCCGGGTTGGTGCCGGCGGCATCATGCTGCCAAACCATTCGCCCCTGGTCATTGCCGAGCAATTCGGAACGCTGGAGGCCATGTACCCGGGCCGGATCGATCTGGGGCTGGGACGCGCTCCCGGCAGCGACCAGCTGACAGCCATGGCGCTCCGGCGTGATGTCCGGGCAAATGGGGAAGAGTTTCCGGAGCAGTTGGAACAGCTCAGAGCTTACTTTCATCCGGATTCGAAATATAATCGGGTGCGGGCTTTTCCGGGCGAGGGACAGGACATTCCGATCTGGCTGCTTGGTTCCAGCGGATTCAGTTCCGCGTTGGCTGCACGGTTAGGGCTTCCTTTTTCCTTTGCAAGTCACTTTTCTCCCGAATATACCATTCCGGCGCTGGACCAATACCGAAGCAGCTTCAAACCATCGGACGTGCTTGATAAGCCGCATACGATGGTTGGCGTGAATGTGTTCGCTGCGGACACGACGGAGGAAGCCGAATATCTTGCCACATCGCATCAGCAGCAATTTCTAAGCTTGATCCGGAATAAACCGGGACAACTGCCTCCGCCGGTGAAGTCGATGGAAGGACTGTGGACGCAGCAGGAGAAATTGATCATCATGAAGCAGTTGGCCACCTCGATTATCGGCAATCCGGAAGAAGTGAAACGGAAGCTGCAGGCTTTCCTGAATGAAACGCGGGCGGATGAGATGATCATCCATTCTTCGATCTTTGATCATAAAGCCCGGCTGCGTTCATATGAGATTGTGGCGGAAGTCGCGGGGATAAACCAATAA
- a CDS encoding RsiV family protein, whose amino-acid sequence MNMQINQLQKEYEEIPIPEELDMIVGRAIKQSTKARRNKNVKYKWVAGVGAAALIFLVTINTSSTVANALSTIPGVDRIIKVLMLKEYVVDEKNYNANIKVPAITHLDNKELELGLNEKYLKENKALYDKFQAEIKEMKKQGDGHLGLDAGYEVKTDTEEILAIERYVVESAGSSSEEIKLDTIDKKNQVLITLPMLFKDDRYIQLISENIKEQMKAQMKADPDKVYWTTGTLDLQPTDEFKSIKKDQNFYINQDGKLVIAFNKYDVAPGYMGAVEFVIPTEAISADLVSHKYIK is encoded by the coding sequence ATGAATATGCAAATAAACCAGTTGCAGAAAGAATACGAGGAAATACCGATTCCTGAAGAGCTGGATATGATCGTAGGCAGGGCCATTAAGCAATCCACCAAGGCCCGCAGAAATAAAAACGTCAAATACAAATGGGTCGCCGGCGTTGGCGCGGCTGCGCTGATCTTCCTGGTAACCATTAATACGAGTTCGACTGTGGCGAATGCTTTATCGACTATCCCCGGTGTTGACCGGATCATCAAGGTGCTTATGCTGAAGGAATACGTGGTGGATGAGAAGAACTATAATGCGAATATAAAGGTGCCTGCCATCACTCATCTCGACAACAAAGAGCTAGAGCTTGGATTAAACGAGAAATATCTCAAAGAAAACAAGGCTTTGTACGATAAATTCCAGGCGGAAATTAAAGAGATGAAGAAACAAGGCGACGGCCATTTGGGGCTGGACGCAGGTTATGAGGTCAAAACGGACACCGAAGAAATCCTCGCGATTGAACGGTATGTCGTAGAAAGCGCAGGTTCATCATCCGAAGAAATCAAGCTGGATACCATCGACAAAAAGAACCAGGTGCTGATCACATTGCCGATGTTGTTTAAGGATGACCGGTATATCCAGCTTATCAGCGAAAATATCAAAGAACAGATGAAGGCGCAGATGAAAGCTGATCCGGATAAAGTGTACTGGACAACGGGAACTCTCGATTTGCAGCCGACGGATGAATTCAAATCCATCAAAAAAGACCAAAACTTCTATATCAACCAAGACGGCAAGCTTGTCATCGCATTCAATAAATACGACGTTGCGCCGGGATACATGGGAGCCGTGGAATTCGTGATTCCAACCGAAGCCATATCGGCTGATCTCGTTAGCCACAAATATATTAAATAA
- a CDS encoding RrF2 family transcriptional regulator has translation MHMKTGVEQSVYAILILSMLPEKAVLPGEAISQQLCVSATYFQKLLRKLVSADLIASVPGIKGGFKLKKRIADIRIYDVYLAIEGRQSLYSSSGILNDMLELCEQDRCCLLSELMDEAENAWKSVLKRKTVAHLAEEMQAERFTRQLEALQAWVQEKMVVK, from the coding sequence ATGCATATGAAAACAGGCGTCGAACAATCCGTATATGCGATTCTGATATTGAGCATGCTGCCGGAAAAGGCGGTTTTGCCGGGCGAAGCGATCAGTCAGCAGTTGTGCGTGTCAGCCACTTATTTTCAGAAATTGCTAAGAAAACTGGTGAGCGCCGATCTGATAGCTTCCGTCCCGGGGATTAAAGGCGGCTTTAAGCTGAAAAAGCGGATCGCGGATATTCGCATTTACGACGTATACCTCGCCATTGAAGGAAGGCAGTCGCTATATTCTTCAAGCGGGATTTTGAACGACATGCTTGAACTGTGCGAGCAAGACCGATGCTGCTTATTGTCGGAGCTGATGGATGAAGCTGAAAATGCCTGGAAATCCGTCCTCAAACGGAAGACTGTTGCGCATTTGGCCGAAGAGATGCAGGCGGAACGTTTTACACGGCAATTGGAGGCATTGCAAGCATGGGTGCAAGAAAAAATGGTTGTTAAATAA